A section of the Halichoerus grypus chromosome 11, mHalGry1.hap1.1, whole genome shotgun sequence genome encodes:
- the HTR3B gene encoding 5-hydroxytryptamine receptor 3B isoform X2, translated as MFDEIREISLPLSDIWAPDIIINELVDIEGSPDLPYVYVNSSGTIKNSKPIQVVSTCGLETYAFPFDIQNCSLTFSSVLHTVQDVNLAFLRSREDIKHDKKEFLNDSEWELLSVSSTYSILQSSAGDFAQIQFNVAIRRRPLVYVVSLLIPSIFLMLVDLGSFYLPPTCRIRIVFKTSVLVGYTVFRVNMSDEMPRSALSTPLIGVFFTVCMAFLVISLFKSILLVRFLHDEWSHGQEGPLLCLRGDTDADGPRMDPRAQLAGVPEPPICREHQVQPGSLKEVWFQLKSISTYFQTWEQADRQGVKWLALLERFDRLLFQAYAVMLGLYTVTLCSLWALWGSS; from the exons ATGTTTGATGAGATTAGAGAGATCTCTCTTCCTCTAAGTGACATCTGGGCCCCTGACATCATCATTAATGAGCT TGTGGACATTGAAGGATCACCCGACCTTCCATATGTCTATGTGAACTCATCTGGGACCATTAAGAACTCTAAGCCTATCCAGGTGGTTTCTACGTGCGGTTTAGAGACCTACGCGTTTCCATTTGACATCCAGAACTGCAGCCTGACCTTCAGTAGTGTCCTGCACACAG TGCAAGATGTCAACCTGGCCTTCCTCAGGAGCAGAGAAGACATTAAGCATGACAAGAAGGAATTTTTGAATGACAGTGAGTGGgaacttctctctgtgtcctcaacATACAGCATCCTGCAGAGCAGCGCTGGAGATTTTGCCCAGATTCAGTTTAAT GTGGCAATTCGCAGGCGTCCGCTGGTCTATGTTGTGAGCCTGCTGATTCCCAGCATCTTCCTAATGCTTGTGGATCTGGGGAGCTTCTACCTACCACCCACCTGCCGTATCAGGATTGTGTTCAAGACCAGCGTGCTGGTGGGCTACACCGTCTTCAGGGTCAACATGTCCGACGAGATGCCAAGGAGCGCACTGAGCACCCCTCTGATTG GAGTCTTCTTCACGGTCTGCATGGCCTTCCTGGTTATCAGCTTATTTAAGTCCATCCTGCTGGTCAGATTCCTCCATGATGAGTGGAGCCATGGGCAGGAGGGGCCCCTCTTGTGCCTTCGAGGGGACACTGATGCTGATGGGCCTAGAATGGATCCCAGGGCCCAGCTTGCTGGGGTACCAG AGCCCCCGATCTGTCGAGAGCACCAGGTGCAGCCAGGGAGCCTGAAGGAAGTCTGGTTCCAGCTTAAGTCCATCAGCACCTACTTCCAAACCTGGGAGCAGGCGGACCGGCAGGGGGTTAAGTGGCTGGCCCTCCTGGAACGTTTTGACCGACTGCTCTTTCAAGCCTACGCCGTCATGCTGGGCCTCTATACCGTCACCCTGTGCTCCCTCTGGGCACTGTGGGGCAGCTCGTGA